DNA sequence from the Marinilongibacter aquaticus genome:
TCCAGAGACAGGAATTTCCGAAGCCAATATTCAAGCCATTGGCCATGCACTTTCCAATGTACCCGAGGGCTTCAAAGTATTGAAGCAGATTGCCAAGGTATTGGAAGAACGTGAATCCATTTTCAAAGGTGAAAAGGAATTCAACTGGGCGGCCGCGGAGCTTATGGCTTTCGGTTCTATTTTGAACGATGGCCGTTGGATCCGTTTCTCTGGACAGGATGTGGAACGCGGTACTTTCTCGCACCGCCATTCTGTATTGCACGAAACCGACACCAACGAAACCTACAACAACCTTGAGCATATCCGTGAAGGGCAGGGTAAATTTGAAATTTACAACTCTTTCCTTTCTGAATATGCCGTAATGGGCTTTGAATATGGCTATGCCATGGCTAACCCCGACGCCTTGGTGGTTTGGGAAGCACAATTTGGTGACTTTGCCAACGGGGCTCAAATCATGATCGACCAGTTTGTTTCGGCTGCCGAATCGAAATGGAAAACAATGAACGGTTTGGTTCTGCTTTTGCCCCACGGCTACGAAGGCCAAGGCCCAGAGCACTCCAATGCCAGACCCGAACGTTTCCTTCAGCTTTCGGCCGAATACAATATGTATGTGTGTGCATGTACTACTCCGGCAAACTTTTTCCATATGCTGAGAAGGCAACTGGCCTTGCCTTTCCGCAAGCCTTGCGTGCACATGTCTCCAAAATCCATGTTGCGTCATCCGAAAGCGATTTCAACAATGAACGAATTCGAGCCCGGAACGCGTTTTATGGAAACGTACGGCGACACGTATGTAGACGATAAAAAAGTGAAACGTGTATTGCTTTGCTCCGGCAAGTTGTATTACGATTTATTGGAGAAACAACAAGAAGAAAACAGGAAGGATGTAGCCATCGTACGTGTAGAACAGCTTTATCCATTCCCGAAAAAACAAGTGGTTGAGCATATCAATAAATATCCGAAAGCCGAAACCTATTGGGTACAGGAAGAACCCCGAAATATGGGAGCCTGGTCTTTTATTCTTCGCGAATTCCCAGAAATAGGTATTGAAGATGTATTCGCCAGAAAGGAAAGTGCATCTCCGGCCACAGGTTATACAAAATACCACTTAGCCGAACAGCAAGATATTGTAAATAGAGCTTTTGACTTGAATAAAAAATAGAGACGATATAGACATGGCAATTGAAATGAAAGTGCCTTCGGTAGGCGAATCTGTAACTGAAGTAACCATTGCCTCTTGGGTAAAGAAAGATGGCGATTACGTGGAATTGGACGAAGTGATTTGCGAACTGGAATCTGACAAAGCCACCTTCGAACTACCGGCCGAAGCCGCAGGAATTTTGAAAATCATTGCCCCTGAAGGCGAGACTTTGGAAATCGGTGCCGTGATCTGCTCGATTGATGCCAGCGGAGCTCCTGAAGCTCCTGCTGCCGAAGCCAAGAAAGAAGAGGCCGCTCCTGCCGAAAGTACGCCGGCTCCCGCTGCATCGGCCAGTACCGAGCAAGTGAAGGTCACTGTACCTGCTGTGGGCGAGTCGATCACCGAAGTAACGGTTAGTTCTTGGGTGAAGAAAACGGGCGATACCGTAGAAATGGATGAGATCATCTGTGAACTTGAATCGGACAAGGCCACTTTCGAACTGCCATCTCCTGCCGCCGGTGTAATTACCGTAGCCGTAGAAGAGGGTGCAGTTGTGCCTGTAGGCGAGCTAGTGGCTACAATTGCTGCCGGTGCTGTATCAGCCCCTACGGCCAGCCCCGCACCGAGCAATACGGGTACAGCCGAGGCTCCTGCAAGCACGGGCGACTCCTATGCCAGTGGACACCCTTCTCCTGCAGCCGCCAAAATACTGGCCGAAAAAGGAATCGAAGCCTCTGCGGTAAAAGGTTCAGGCCCTGACGGCAGAATTACAAAAGAAGATGCCCTGAATGCAGAAAAACCTGTAGCCGCTCCAAAATCTCAGCCTGCTGCTCCAGCCGCCGCTTCTGCTCCTGTAGAAAGTGGTGCCCGTGCACAAAGAAGAGAGAAAATGTCGAGCTTGCGTAAGACCATCGCCAAGCGTTTGGTTGCCGTGAAAAACGAAACGGCCATGTTGACGACCTTCAATGAGGTAGACATGAAACCGATCATGGATTTGCGGAAGAGCTATAAAGATAAATTCAAAGATGTGCACGGTGTAGGATTGGGCTTCATGTCTTTCTTTACTAAAGCTTGTGCCATCGCTCTACAAGAATTCCCCGTGGTCAATGCATTTATAGACGGTACAGAAGTGGTTTACAACGACTATGTAGATGTGTCCATTGCTGTTTCTGCTCCAAAAGGACTTATGGTTCCGGTTATCCGAAATGCGGAAGGCCTTTCTTTTGCAGAGATAGAAAGTGAAGTGATACGTTTGGCCACCAAAGCCCGCGACAACAAATTGAGTATCGACGAAATGAACGGAGGTACGTTCACCATCACCAACGGTGGAATTTTCGGCTCAATGCTTTCTACCCCGATTATCAACGCTCCCCAGTCGGCTATTTTGGGTATGCACAATATCGTGCAAAGACCTGTAGCCATAAACGGGCAAGTGGAAATAAGACCGATCATGTATGTGGCTCTTTCTTACGACCACCGTACCATCGATGGCAAAGATTCGGTGCGTTTCTTGGTGCGTGTAAAAGAGCTTTTGGAAGATCCAATGCGAATGCTATTGGAAGTATAAATTTTTGACCTGAACCCGCTTTGGCGGGTTTTAATCTATTTCAACCGTATGGATTTCGACGTAATTGTAATTGGTTCTGGACCTGGAGGATATGTAGCTGCGATTCGATGTGCCCAAGTGGGCAAGAAAGTGGCCATTATCGAAAAATACGACGTACTCGGCGGTACATGCCTCAATGTGGGCTGTATCCCTTCAAAGGCTTTACTCGACTCTTCTGAGCACTTTGCAAATGCCAGCAATCACTTTGCCGAACACGGCATCGAAATTGGCAAACCCAAAGTGAAGATCGAGCAAATGATGGCCCGAAAAAATGAGGTTGTAAAGAAAATGAACAACGGGGTAGAGTTCTTGATGAAAAAGAACAAAATCACCGTTTTCAACGGCATGGGCTCTTTCGTTGACAAGCACACCGTAAAGGTGAACAAAAATGACGGATCGGAAGAGACAATTTCTGCCACCAATATCATTATTGCCACAGGTTCGAAGCCGATGATTTTGCCATTCATGAATTTCGATGGAAAACGCATCATCACTTCGACAGAAGCTTTGGAATTGAAAGAAATCCCTAAACATTTGATCGTAATCGGAGCCGGTGTAATCGGAGCCGAGCTGGGCTCGGTGTATGGCCGCTTGGGAGCCAAGGTGACTTTCGTAGAATTTGCCGGAAGCATGATCCCTACCATGGACGGTACGATGGGAAAAGAATTGCAGAAATCGCTGAAAAAGCAATTTGATGTAGAATTCAATTTCAACACCAAGGTAACCAACATCGCCAACAAAGGAAAAACTGTAGAAGTTACAGCCGAAAACAGCAAAGGTGAAACCGTAACTTTCAGCGGAGATTATTGCTTGGTGTGTATCGGTAGAAGACCATACACCGATAGCTTGAATACCGAAGCCGCAGGCGTAGCACTCGACGAAAGAGGAAAAGTGATTGTCAACGAACATACACTGGAAACAAGCACCAAAGGCATTTATGCCATTGGCGATGTGATCCGCGGAGCCATGCTCGCTCACAAAGCCGAAGAAGAGGGCGTTTTGGTGGCCGAAACCATCGTGGGGCAAAAACCACACATCCACTACAAATTGATTCCTGGTGTAGTGTACACATGGCCAGAAGTAGCCTCTGTGGGTTCGACCGAAGAAGAATTGAAAAAAGAAGGTACGGCTTATAAAGTAGGGAAATTCTCGTACAGGGCCCTGGGAAGAGCCACGGCCAGTGGAGATGTAGACGGCATGGTGAAAATATTGGCCGATAAAAATACCGACGAAGTTTTGGGCATGCACATTATCGGTGCCCGTGCGGCCGATATGATTGCCGAAGGGGTAACAGCCATGGAATTCAGAGCAAGTGCCGAAGACTTGGGTCGTATTTCGCACGCTCACCCTACCTATATGGAAGCGGTGAAAGAGGCGGCTCTCGACGCAACCGACAAACGCTCTATACATTCATAAGCCAAAAAGGCTCATTTCATAGACCAGCTGTTTTAAATTATCGAAACAGCTGGTTTTTTTATGGATAAAATTGCATATTAACAAGGTTTAACCCTACCTATGCAAATTAACCATAAACACAAAACACTGAAACTGCTCATTGGAGCTTTGATCTTGTTCGCCCTATCCTGTGTCGAACCTTACGACAAGCTATATACAGGCGATACCGTGATCTTCTCTATTGACGGAAAATTAACGAACAATCCTTCGTTAAACTACATCAAGCTCATCGAATCTATACCGCGGTATGGGTCCAACACCCAGTACAAGCCGGTAAGCAATGCCGACGTATACTTATTGACGGATCAAGGCGAACGCGTTGATTTCTCTGAAAATTCTTCAGGATTTTATCAGCCAAATAATTATACATACGAACCGCAAATTGGCACCTCTTACACATTGTATATCACCACATCCGATGGCCAAACCTTTGAGTCGAATACGCAGACACTTTTGAAACCGATTGAGATGAGTAACGTGCGGCAATCATTCAATAGAGAAGCTGTAAAAACCCCGACCGATGTC
Encoded proteins:
- the odhB gene encoding 2-oxoglutarate dehydrogenase complex dihydrolipoyllysine-residue succinyltransferase gives rise to the protein MAIEMKVPSVGESVTEVTIASWVKKDGDYVELDEVICELESDKATFELPAEAAGILKIIAPEGETLEIGAVICSIDASGAPEAPAAEAKKEEAAPAESTPAPAASASTEQVKVTVPAVGESITEVTVSSWVKKTGDTVEMDEIICELESDKATFELPSPAAGVITVAVEEGAVVPVGELVATIAAGAVSAPTASPAPSNTGTAEAPASTGDSYASGHPSPAAAKILAEKGIEASAVKGSGPDGRITKEDALNAEKPVAAPKSQPAAPAAASAPVESGARAQRREKMSSLRKTIAKRLVAVKNETAMLTTFNEVDMKPIMDLRKSYKDKFKDVHGVGLGFMSFFTKACAIALQEFPVVNAFIDGTEVVYNDYVDVSIAVSAPKGLMVPVIRNAEGLSFAEIESEVIRLATKARDNKLSIDEMNGGTFTITNGGIFGSMLSTPIINAPQSAILGMHNIVQRPVAINGQVEIRPIMYVALSYDHRTIDGKDSVRFLVRVKELLEDPMRMLLEV
- the lpdA gene encoding dihydrolipoyl dehydrogenase, whose translation is MDFDVIVIGSGPGGYVAAIRCAQVGKKVAIIEKYDVLGGTCLNVGCIPSKALLDSSEHFANASNHFAEHGIEIGKPKVKIEQMMARKNEVVKKMNNGVEFLMKKNKITVFNGMGSFVDKHTVKVNKNDGSEETISATNIIIATGSKPMILPFMNFDGKRIITSTEALELKEIPKHLIVIGAGVIGAELGSVYGRLGAKVTFVEFAGSMIPTMDGTMGKELQKSLKKQFDVEFNFNTKVTNIANKGKTVEVTAENSKGETVTFSGDYCLVCIGRRPYTDSLNTEAAGVALDERGKVIVNEHTLETSTKGIYAIGDVIRGAMLAHKAEEEGVLVAETIVGQKPHIHYKLIPGVVYTWPEVASVGSTEEELKKEGTAYKVGKFSYRALGRATASGDVDGMVKILADKNTDEVLGMHIIGARAADMIAEGVTAMEFRASAEDLGRISHAHPTYMEAVKEAALDATDKRSIHS